The genome window ATGGCTTCCGTCATGTAACCCTTTCGCGAATGATCCTTCGCGATCCAGTATCCGACATTGGCCGATTCAACGACGCCCCGACGCACATTTGCCAGGGTGATGCCCCCCAAAAGCTCGTCCGTCTTGTCGTCGACGATGAAGAAGCCGTACCCGATACCCGACCGCCATTCCTGCTCAACCCGATGCAGGCGCCGGCGAAAGGCACCCGGCGTCAGAGCATCCCGAGGCCAGGCCGGTTCCCAGGGTTCCAGGAAGGCTTTCGATCGGTCCCGAACCGCCATCCATGCCGCCTGGTCCGACACACGCGGTGGTCGCAATGCGACGCGAGGGCCGGAATATCGACATCGCGGCAGGGAGTGTCGAAAGAATTGAAGCATGTATCGCGGGCTTGCTGTGTCAGGCTGCCCGCAAACGATCCGCGATACGGTCGTAACTTTCAAGCCGTGAGAGAGGTCCGATGGCCGAAACGGTCGGTCGGGACGCGAAGATGCGTCGTGCAAGCGCCTGCAGTTCTGCCTTTCCGACACGTTCCACGGCGGCGACCTGTTCCGCCTCGTCGAGCGCGCGGCCATGTATCAGAACCTGATTGCCGAGTTGATCGCATCGTCCGCCGGAGCTTTCCCGCGACATCAGGAGCGACGCCTTGACCTGGGTGATTGCGCGGGCGATCTCCGCATCGGTCAAGCTGTCCGCCAGCCCCAGGATCTCGTCGGTCATGACCGGCACAAGTTCGCCGACATCATCCTCTCCGGTTCCGGCATAGATCCCGAAAAGGCCGGTATCGGCAAAGGTCCAGGCGAAGGAATAGATCGAATAGGCCAGCCCGCGCTCTTCCCGGATCGACTGAAACAGTCGGGAGGACATGCCGCCGCCCAACAGGGCGGAAAGGACGTTCGAGGTGTAGTAGTCGTTGTCGGCAAAGGAAGGCCCTTCGAAGCCGAGCAGCAGATGAACCTGTTCGCTGTCGCGGTTCAGCCTGTGTTCCCCGCCCTGATAATCGGCCTGCGCAATCTCCGTTTCCTGCACCGCCCCCAATGCCTGAAACTTCTCCTCCGCCAGGGCAAGGAACCGATCGTGATCGACGCCGCCAGCGGCGCAAAGAACCATGTTCTCACCGGCATAGCGCCGCGCCATGAAATCGCGAATGGAATCGCGCGGCATGCGCCGGACGGTTTCGGATGTGCCCAGCACCGGCCGGCCCATCGATTGGTCCGGATAGGCCACTTCCTGGAACAGATCGAAGACAAGATCGTCCGGCGTGTCGTGGCACTGGCCGATTTCCTGCAGGATCACGCCGCGCTCGCGCTCCAGCTCGACCTCGTCAAAGGTCGGATTCTGCAGGATGTCGGCGACGATATCGACCGCCAGCGGCAAATCCTCGGCAAGGACCTTGGCGTAGTACGCTGTGTTCTCCCGGGCGGTATAGGCGTTCAGATAACCGCCGGCGGCCTCGATCTCCTCGGCAATCTGGCGGGCGGAGCGGGAACGGGTTCCCTTGAATGCCATATGCTCCAGAAAATGCGCGACACCATTGATTTCCTTGGGTTCCGCCCGGGCACCCGTGCCGACCCAGACGCCGACACTGGCCGTACGCGTACCCGGCATGGTATCCGTGGCGACCCGCAGGCCGTTGGATAACGTGTCAATTCGGACCGAGCTCATTGCTGCCCCGCCCGGTTGGATCCGCGCACAAATTCCTGAATGGCGTTCAGTGTGTTCGGCAGACGCTCGTAACGCTCCTCGCGCTCAAACAGGTCGCTCAGACGCGGCGGCAGCTGCGGACGTGTGCCGGTCGCCTCCTCGACGGAATCCGGGAACTTGGCCGGATGCGCGGTGGCCGCCACGACCAGCGGCACCGCCGGGTCCTGGCGCCGCGTCCAGCCCGCGACGACCCCGATCGCACTGTGCGGATCGACCAGTTCCCCGGTGGATTCAAGCACTGCCTTCATGGCGGCACGGCACTCATCATTGGACAGTCGATGGGCCGAAAACAGCTGAAGGGCACGCTGCCAACGCTCCCGATCCAGGTCCAGCTTGCCTGACGCCCGGAAGGTCTGCATCAGATGCGCAACCGCCGGCCCGTCCCGATCCATCAATTCGAACAACAAGCGTTCGAAATTGCTGGAAACCTGGATATCCATAGACGGCGACAGGGTAGGCACCACGGTCTGCATCGACATGTCGTTGGCATTGAAGAAGCGCGACAGGATGTCGTTTTCGTTGGCGCCGACGATCAGTTGCCCGATCGGCAAGCCCATCTGACGGGCGGCGTAGGCAGCGAAGACATTGCCGAAATTGCCGGTCGGCACGGCAAAGGACACCTCACGATCAGGCGCCCCCAGAGACAGGGCGGCATGGGCATAATAGACGATCTGACACATGATCCGTGCCCAGTTGATTGAGTTCACCGCCGACAGGTGCATCTGATCGCGGAAAGCCATGTCATTGAACATCGCCTTCACCAGATCCTGGCAATCGTCGAACGTACCGTCGACGGCGATGTTGTGGACATTGGTAGCCTGGATCGTGGTCATCTGCCTGCGCTGCACGTCCGAGCAGCGCTGATAGGGATGCATGATGAAGATGTCCACCGCATCCCGGTCGCGGCAGGCCTCGATAGCAGCCGAACCGGTATCGCCCGAGGTGGCGCCGACGATACAGATCCGTTCGCCCCGCCGGGTCAGGACATGATCGAACATGCGACCGACCAACTGGAGCGCGTAGTCCTTGAAACTGAGCGTCGGACCGTGGAACAGCTCCATCAGCCAGGTATCCCCGCTGAGCTGTTTCAGCGGGGCGACGGCATCGTGGTCGAAGCCGCTATAGGCATCCGCCGCCATATCGGCGAAATCATCCTCGTCGATGGCGTCACCCAGATAGGGGGAGCACACGCGCGCGGCCAGCTCATCATAGGAAAGGCCACGCATCTCGCGCCATTCGGCGGCCGAGAAACGCGGCCAATCCGCCGGAACATAAAGCCCTCCGTCCCGGGCAAGCCCGGTCAGCAGAACGTCGTCAAATCCGAGATCCGGCGCCGTGCCGCGCGTACTGATGTAACGCATTTTCGGTCCTTACTTTTCCGACGGTGCGGGCAGCATATGCACATCACGCTGCGGGTACGGAATGCTGAGGCCGCCTTCTTCGATCTTTTCCTTGGCCCAGCGGGTCATGTCCCATTTCAGGGCCCAGAAATCCGAACTCATCGCCCACATGCGCATGGTGATGTTCACCGAACTGTCGCCCAGCGTCGTTACCATGCATTGCGGCGCAGGATCCTTCAGCACGCGATCGTCCTTTTCCATCAGACCGGACAGAATTTCGACCGCCTTGCCGATATCATCGTCATAGGAAATCCCGACGACCAGATCCATGCGGCGCTTGTTGTTGCGCGAATAGTTCGTGATCTTCGAATTCCACAGGCTCGAGTTCGGACAGGAAACGTAGACGCCGTCCACCGTCGTGAACTGCGACGTGAACAGACCGATTTCATCGACGGTCGCCGATACAGGACCGGCGTCGATAAAATCGCCCACCTTGAAGGGGCGCAGGATCAGAAGCATGATCCCTGCCGCGATGTTCTGAAGCGTACCCTGAAGCGCCAGACCGATTGCGAGGCCGGCGGCACCGAGTACGGCGATGATGCTGGCTGTCTGGACCCCGAACTGGCTCAGGATCGCAATGACCGTCATGATGACGATCGTGTAGCGAACCAGGCTTGCGAAGAGCGGCTTCAGCGTGCCATCGACCCGCTTGTACTTGTCCAGCGTCCGCCGGGTCGCACCGGAAAGCCAGCTGGCCAGCCAGAGACCGATGATCAGTATGATCAGAGCCTCAAGGATGTTGCTGCCATATTCCAGCGCAGTGGGAACAGCCCATTCCCAGAATTCCTGCATCTGCTTCGCGGTGTCTTCCATTTCCTACTCTCCCAGATAGCGTTGCCGAAGATGCCGTTTGAAGGCGGCAGCGTTCAGCGGGTTTCCCGATGCGCTACGGATCAAGTCGTCTGATGTATTAAAGCAACCCTTCGAATGAATGGCATCGCGTAACCATGCCATCAAGGGTGAAAAGTCCCCGTTTGCAAGTGCCTGCGGAATGGTCGGCACCGCGCGGGCGGCCGCCTCCGCCAGTTGCGCCGCCAGCATGGCCCCCAACGTATAGGTCGGGAAGTAGCCGATGGCACCGTCATACCAGTGGATGTCCTGAAGACAGCCCCTGCGGTCATCCGGCACATCGATGCCGAGCAAGCTCTTCATACCGTCATTCCAGGCTCCCGGAAGCTCCGCCAGGGGCAGATCGCCGGACAGAATGGCCCGCTCCAGCCGGGTGCGCAGAATGACGTGGGCCGGATAGGTCACCTCGTCCGCATCAACCCGAATGAAGTCCGGCTTCACCCATTGTTGCAGTCGGCGGAAGTTCTCCGGTTCATAGGCCGGATCGTCCCCCAGCACCGAGGCGGCCTGACCGGCCAGCCAGGTCAGAAATCCGCTGGAGCGGCTGGCCTGCATCTCAATGCTGAGAGACTGACTTTCATGGACCACCATGCCAAGAGACTGACCGACCGGCTGCCGGATCCAGTCGCGGGGCAAGCCGGCCTCATAGGCCGCATGACCGCATTCATGCAGGGCGGCCATGACCGCAAATGTCGGCTCCTCTGCATTGTAACTCACGGTGATGCGCTGATCGCCGGGATAGCCGGTTGAAAACGGATGGGCGCTGACATCGACCCGACCGCGGGTGAAATCGAAGCCGGTCGCGGCAGCCAGTTTCTCGACCAGGACCCTCTGTCGCTCGACCGGGGCCGGTTTCGGTTTCAGCGGCTCACCCCCTTTTACCTGCCGCTCCAGGACCTGCGGAAGGAAGTCGGGCAGAAATGCCGCATAATCGTCGAAGATCGGGTCGAAATCGGCCGAGCGCGTTCCCGGAGCATAGGTTTCCACCAGGGCATCATAGGGCGACAGGCCAAAGACGTCGGCATAGGCAGCCGCGATCTCCCGGGTCAGTTCCACGACCCGTTGCAGCAGGGGTTGTACGGACGCAAAATCGGAACTGGCCCGCGCCTCCCGCCATGCATGCTCACAGGCGCTGGCGGCCTTGCTCATCGCTTCGACCAGGGATTCATCCAGGGCAGTCGTCAGCCTGTGGTCCCGGCGCATCTCGCGAAGATTTGCGGCCTCCCAATCCGTCAGATGCGTTACCGCCGCCTCGGCGTCATCCAGCAGTGCGGCCACCGCCGGATCCGTCATGGCCTGGTGCCGGATCAGCTTCATTTCGGCCAGTTGATCGCTGCGCGGACCGGCACCGCCGTCGGGCATGGTCGTAGCCGCATCCCAGTGCAGGATCGTTGCGACCTCGCCCAGAACGGCCATGCGATGGAAGCGACGCTCCAGATCCCGATAGGCAGCCTTCGAATCGGTCATTCGCCGTTTCCGCCGCGACGATGGTAGACGACATAAATCACCACCAGCGCACCGGCCAGCAGGAACCATGTGAGGGCATACTGCAGATGGTCATTGCGGATATCCAGAATCCATTGCCGGCCAAGAGGATAGGTGCCCGGGACGTCCGTGTTACCATCCACGACATAGAAGTTCGTCAGGGACAGCGACGCCGTTTCCTCAATCTGGGCCTGATCAACCGAATACCAGACATTGTTCGCCGGTTCGTTCTCCGGCAGGAAGACCCGCTGCAGGCCGGTGATGGGACGCTGAAACCGGACAATGCCTTCCACCGTAACCGGGCCGTCGACCAGCCCGTCAGGACGGGCCGAGCGCTCTTTCAGTTCGAACGGCACCCAGCCTCGATTCACCAGCACAGTCTGCGCGTCGGGCATGTCGGTGCGGCGCAACGGAGTCAGGATATGGAGACCCGGATTTCCGTTCAGCGACCGGTTCAGCAGGTGAACCTCCTGGTCGTGCAGAAATTCGCCGGTCACGGTGACGCGCTGAAATTCCCACTCGTCGATATCGAGATCGCCTGCCGGAAGGGCAACGGCTTCGGCCTCAGCCCGCGTATGCAGCCGGTCCAGCAGGGTTTCCTTCCATTCCAGGCGCTGCAGCTGCCAGGCGCCGAGCCAGACCAGGGCCACCAGCGCGGGAAGAGTGAACAGGGTAGGGATCAATTTCGGTCGGAACATCTGTCTCTCACGACTTATCGTAGCTGTCAGTGCCGGTATCGCTGGCCTGATTGACATATTGCAATGCAATCAGAAGCCCCTTCGTGCGGGGCAGCATAATCAGGGTCAGAATGCTGACCACCGGCACGGCAATGACAATAGGGACCCAGATGGCGGTATCAAATGCCAACATCACCCAGGCGCCCAGACCGACGCCGATGGCACCGATGATCAGGATCAGAAAGGGGACGGCACCATCTCCGGCATTCTCGAAGCTGTACTTCAGGCCGCAATGGCCGCATTCATCCGCGACCTTGAGGAAACCGGAATAGAGGGGGCCGGTGCCGCAACGCGGGCATCGGCCGCGAAAACCGGTATGCAAGGGAGATGGCGCAGTCATCGTACAGATCCTTCTGGTCACGCCGGGCGAAGCCGGAAGCCGCGATGTCGCTCCCCCAAAAACCGAACGGGCCGCCTGTTCCCAGGCGGCCCGCACAACTCAACTCTGGCCGATCAGCCGCCCCACCAGTAGACGCAGACGAACAGGAACAGCCACACAACATCAACGAAGTGCCAATACCAGGCCGCAGCCTCGAAACCGAAATGCTTGCTCGGCGTGAAGTCGCCGCGCGACGCCCGGATCAGGCAAACCAGCAGGAACAGCGTTCCGACGATAACGTGGAAACCGTGGAAGCCGGTCGCCATGTAGAAGGTCGACGAGTAGATGCCTTCCGTGAAACCGAAGGCCGCATGGCCGTACTCATAGGCCTGCAGCGCGGTGAAGCAGGCGCCCAGAACGACCGTCAGAGCCAGCCCCTGGATGAGTTCCTTGCGCTTGCCTTCGCGCAGGGCGTGGTGTGCCCAGGTCACGGTGCAGCCCGACAGCAGCAGGATCATCGTGTTCATCAGCGGCAGATGGAACGGATCGAAGGTCTCGATATGCGCCGGCGGCCATTGCCCGCCATTGGCTTCCGTCCGCCAGAACTGGATTTCCTCGGTCGCAAACAGGCTGGCGTCGAAGAAGGCCCAGAAGAATGCGGCGAAGAACATCACCTCGGAGGCGATGAACAGCGACATGCCGTAGCGCAGCCCCAGCTGCACGACCGGCTTGTGGTCGCCCGCATGAGACTCTCGAACCACATCGCGCCACCAGAAATACATGGTGCACAACACCATGATCAGCCCGATTGCCGTTCCCGCCAGGCCGATGGAAAAATCGCCCAGCATTGTCGGATGCATATACCAAACCGTGCCGAAAGCCAGCACGAAGCCGCTCAGCGCACCGAATGCCGGCCACGGGCTCGGATTTACCAAGTGATAGTCGTGGTCGACCGCGTGATGATCGCCTGCCATGGCTTACCCCCGTCTCTGAGGCACCGAAACCGTTCCGGCGCCGTCGTCACTATACTTCAAAACCTGTCCCGGTCCCGCACCAGCGGCACCGTTCTCACCCAATCGGCGTCAGTTGACCGGCGCCGGCTGTCCGGACGCGGCGGTGCTGCCGGCCCCGGACGTGTCTTCTTCAACTTCCATCGGGAAGAATGTGTAAGACAATGTGATCGTATCCACATCGTCCAGATTTCTGTCTTCAGCGATGGCCGGATCGACATAGAAGCTGACCGGCATGGCCACCCTCTGGCCGGGCTCCAGCACCTGCTCAGTAAAGCAGAAGCATTCAACCTTCGTGAAATACTGTCCCGCCTTCAGCGGCGTCACATTGAACGTCGCGGTCCCGACCGTGCGCGTGTCCGTGGGATTCTCCGCGGCATAGAAGGCCATTGCGGATTCACCGACGCGGACATCCACACTCCGCTGCTCTGGGCTGAAGCGCCACGGCAGCGCTACATTGGTCGACGCATCGAAACGGACCGTGATAACGCGATCCAGCACCTCGCCCGGCGCGGTGGCCGACACCTGCGTTGTTCCGCCATAGCCCGTAACCCGGCAGAACAGATCGTAGAGCGGCACAGCGGCGAAGCTGAGACCGATCATGCAGCCGACAGCTAAAACACAGCCAGCCAGCATCCTTCTATTCTTGCGGGCGAGTTGGGGATCCATGCCGTTCTTCCTCAGCCGCCCATCGAGGCGTCGATACCCGCCTGCATCCGCACGATCGTGACGACGAACACGATGACGACGAATGCCCCGACAGCCAGCGCCACCGCGACGTTGCGGCTGCGTTGACGGCGGCGGATTTCCTCGTCCGTCATCGCCAGGTCGTTCTTGTCATCGGCAGCCATTTGCGCCTCCTTCATGGCCATCGCCGTCAGACGGCAAGGCCCGCGCCGGCATCGAGGATCATCGCCCCGAACAGCGCGAACAGATAGAAAATCGAATAGCCGAACATCCGCTTCGCCGACTTGTCCGTGTCGTCGAACCAGACGGCAATGGCGGACAGCGTGAACAGGATGCCCAGCACCGCAGCGGCGGCACCGTATAGCGGGCCGGCAATGCCGAGCCAGTAGGGCGCCACGGCCAGCGGCAGCAGCAGGACCGTGTAGGCCAGCATCTGCAGCTTGGTCGAACGGACACCGGCAACGACCGGCAGCATCGGCACGCCGGCATCGGCGTAGTCGCCGCGACGATAGAGTGCCAGCGCCCAGAAATGCGGCGGCGTCCAGAAGAAGATCAGGCTGAACAGAACGACGGATTCGATGGAAATCCCGCCGGTCACCGCGGCCCAGCCGATCATTGGCGGGAACGCACCGGCCGCCCCGCCGATCACGATGTTCTGGGGCGTCGACCGCTTCAGCCACATTGTATAGATGAAGACATAGAACAGGATTGCGACGGCCAGGATGGCGGCCGCCATGTAGTTCACGGCCAGTGCCATAAGGAAGACCGACCCCACCGCGAGGACAGTTCCGAAAGCCAGCGCATCGTCCGCCGCGATCTTGCCGCGCGGGATCGGCCGTCCACGAGTCCGGGTCATGATCGCGTCGATGTCGCGATCGTACCACATGTTGATCGCACCGGCCGCGCCGGAACCGACGGCGATGCACAGAACGGCAACAGCCGCGAGAACGGGATGCAGATCGCCGGGCGCCAGAATCAGGCCGGCAAAACCGGAAAAGACGACAAGCGACATCACCCGCGGCTTCAAAAGGCGGATGTAATCCCGGACCTCCGCCCCCTTCGAACCGGCGGCCAGACCATCTTGCAAAGCCGTCTCGCTCACGTCTCTAGAACCTCTAACAAGCCAACAAACGTCATGTCACGAACCGTGCTCCCGCCGCCGGAACAGTTCGCCCGGCGGCGGGTAGAACACGGATCAGTGACCGTTGCCGCCGGTAATGCGCGGCAGCGTGTTGAAGGTGTGGAACGGCGGCGGCGAAGACACCGTCCATTCCAGCGTCGTGGCGCCTTCACCCCACGGATTGGCCTCTGCACGGCGACCGGCGGCCAGCGTGTAGATCAGCACGACGACGAAGAAGATCGTCGACGCGAAGGCGATATAGGCCCCGATGGAGGAAATGTTGTTCCACGCGGCGAACCCGTCGGCATAGTCGATATACCGGCGCGGCATCCCGGCAAGGCCGAGGAAATGCTGCGGGAAGAACGTCAGGTTGACGCCGATGAAGGTCGTCCAGAAGTGCAGGTGACCGGCCCAGTTCGGGATTTCACGACCGGACATCTTACCCATCCAGTAGTACATGCCCATGAACAGCGCGAAAACGGCGCCGAGCGACAGCACGTAGTGGAAGTGCGCAACGACATAGTAGGTGTCGTGCATCTGCACATCCATGCCGGCATTGGCCAGAACAACCCCCGTCACACCGCCGAGGGTGAACAGGAAGATGAACCCGATCGCCCACAGCATCGGCACGGTGAAACGGATCGAGCCGCCCCACATCGTGGCGATCCACGAAAAGATCTTGATGCCCGTCGGAACGGCAATAACCATCGTCGCGGCCGTGAAGTAGGCCTTCGTGTCGACGTCCAGACCGACCGTATACATGTGGTGGGCCCAGACGATGAAGCCGACGAAGCCGATCGCGACCATGGCGTAGGCCATACCCAGATAACCGAAGATCGGCTTCTTGGAGAAGGTCGAGACGACGTGGCTGAGAATGCCGAAGGCCGGCAGGATCATGATGTAGACTTCCGGGTGACCGAAGAACCAGAACAGGTGCTGGAACAGGATCGGGTCACCGCCCATGTCGGGACGGAAGAACGCGGTACCGAAGTTGCGGTCGGTCAGCAGCATGGTGATCGCACCGCCAAGGACCGGCAGCGACAGCACCAGCAGGAAGGCCGTGACCAGCATCGACCAGGCGAACAGCGGCATCTTGTGCAGCGTCATGCCCGGCGCGCGCATGTTGAAGATCGTGGTGATGAAGTTGATCGCCCCCAGGATGGAGCTGGCACCCGCCAGGTGAAGGGCGAAGATCGCCATGTCTACCGCAGGCCCGTCATGCCCGGAGAACGGCCCGTTCGCGCTCGACAGCGGCGGATAGATCGTCCAGCCGGTGCCGGCCCCGCCGCCCAGAAGCGCGGAGAGAATCAGCAGCACGAAGGCCGGAATCAGCAGCCAGAAAGAGATGTTATTCATGCGCGGGAAGGCCATGTCCGGCGCCCCGATCATCAGCGGCACGAACCAGTTGCCGAAACCGCCGATAAGCCCAGGCATGACGACGAAGAAGACCATGATCAGACCATGCGCGGTCACCACCATGTTCCATTCGTGGCCATCCGCCATGAACTGTACGCCGGGATGCTGAAGCTCCATGCGCATGTAGACAGACGCGGCACCGCCGATGATGCCGGCGACGATCGAGAAGATGAGATACATCGTCCCGATGTCTTTGTGGTTGGTTGAATACAGCCACCGGGCAATCCCGCGCGGGGCGCCGTGGTCGTCGTGATGCGCTGCAGTAGCGTTAGCCATCGAACTTCTCCGTCTTCCTTAGCGGACCCCGCACCGAAACAGGGCCCTCTCCTGCCCCGATTATTGCGCGGCGCCGGCCGGCGTCACCGCCAGCGCTTCACCCGTGCCGGGCTTGCGAGCTTCTTCGACCAGGTCGTACTTCTCGCGCGCTTCGGCCGCCCAGGCCTCGAACTCATCCTTCGGGACGACCCGGACGTGGATCGGCATGAAGGCGTGATCCGTGCCGCAAAGCTCGGAGCAGAACCCGAAATACTCACCCGTCTTCTCGATCGGGCTCAGCGGAAATTCGTTCAGACGCCCCGGCACCGTATCCATGCGCACCCCGAAATCGCTAAGCGACCAGTTGTGGAGCACGTCCGCCGACGTCATCTGCAGGCGGATCTTGGTGTTGGCCGGCAGGACGATGATTTCGTCCGTCGCCATCAGACGCTCAACGCCCAACTGCTCCGCTTCCTCATGGGTGCGCGCGGCGACATAGGCGTCGATCTTGAAGTTGCCGTGATCGGGATACTGATATTCCCAGTACCACTGATGCCCAACGATCTTCAGCGTCATTTCCGACCCTTCGAAATCGTCGGTCGCATAAAGCAGCGACAACGACGGGAAGGCGAGCACGACCAGGATCACCACCGGAATACCAGTCCAAAGGACCTCCAGCAGGGAATTGTGTGTCGTCTTGGACGGGACCGGATTGGCGCTTTCGCGG of Alphaproteobacteria bacterium contains these proteins:
- the coxB gene encoding cytochrome c oxidase subunit II, which gives rise to MRKLFTILSGLSALAVGAVATAGQALAAKAEPWQLGLPEPVTALARQMDEFHTYWLMPIITIITIFVLVLLLYVCWRFRESANPVPSKTTHNSLLEVLWTGIPVVILVVLAFPSLSLLYATDDFEGSEMTLKIVGHQWYWEYQYPDHGNFKIDAYVAARTHEEAEQLGVERLMATDEIIVLPANTKIRLQMTSADVLHNWSLSDFGVRMDTVPGRLNEFPLSPIEKTGEYFGFCSELCGTDHAFMPIHVRVVPKDEFEAWAAEAREKYDLVEEARKPGTGEALAVTPAGAAQ